A stretch of Desulfitobacterium dichloroeliminans LMG P-21439 DNA encodes these proteins:
- a CDS encoding DMSO/selenate family reductase complex B subunit — MAQYGFYFDMTACGGCKTCQIACNDRNDLKPGVLFRKVKGFEGGKFPMPWIYYLSISCNHCQEPKCVEGCPTQAMHKLDNGIVAHDKEKCIGCRYCTWSCPYGHPQFIEETGRVNKCDFCKDLVEAGENPACVDACTMRAIHWGDLEELRAQYGAEAVSDLPVLPNSSKTTPSVLIKPKSVALLKDFMLKED; from the coding sequence ATGGCTCAATATGGATTTTACTTTGATATGACCGCTTGCGGGGGCTGTAAAACATGTCAAATTGCTTGCAATGATCGAAACGATTTAAAGCCTGGTGTTTTATTTAGAAAGGTCAAGGGGTTTGAAGGTGGCAAATTCCCTATGCCTTGGATCTACTATCTGTCCATCAGTTGTAACCATTGCCAAGAACCTAAGTGTGTAGAAGGTTGTCCAACACAGGCCATGCATAAGCTCGATAATGGTATCGTTGCCCATGATAAGGAAAAATGCATCGGTTGCCGCTACTGCACCTGGAGCTGCCCCTACGGACATCCTCAATTCATCGAAGAAACGGGTCGGGTCAATAAATGCGATTTTTGTAAGGACTTAGTGGAAGCAGGGGAAAACCCAGCTTGTGTGGATGCCTGTACGATGCGGGCTATCCATTGGGGTGATCTCGAAGAATTACGAGCACAATATGGGGCGGAGGCAGTCAGTGATTTGCCGGTGTTGCCGAATTCTTCGAAAACAACTCCATCTGTTCTCATTAAGCCAAAGTCTGTGGCACTTCTTAAAGATTTCATGTTGAAGGAGGATTAA
- a CDS encoding dimethyl sulfoxide reductase anchor subunit family protein, translated as MGDMALLVFSFCMQAAIGMMFFMTLSHQLYKGKAFKGAAATAAGLSIVGVLASLAHLGQPLHALNSLLNLGSSWLSREVLFSGLFMGIAVLYALVQWYKSDALALSAGLRWIGSGVGLIAVFSMGKLYTTSSVPVWQGINTFVDFYATTIAVGALLFLVLSLKELQGVDKKVYGFAVLAAVILQAAVAIPYAIALGLGGSAAQASAEILSGMSVMISLKWILVLGGAVVLLWPTLQKSIKTEGQSSILIYASLGALICGQFIGRYVFYAGMVASTIGLT; from the coding sequence ATGGGAGATATGGCATTATTGGTGTTTTCGTTTTGTATGCAAGCGGCTATTGGGATGATGTTTTTTATGACCCTAAGTCATCAGCTATATAAAGGAAAAGCTTTTAAAGGTGCAGCTGCAACTGCTGCTGGATTAAGCATCGTTGGGGTTCTGGCTTCTTTGGCCCATCTGGGTCAACCTCTCCACGCCTTGAATTCTCTATTGAACTTGGGTAGTTCATGGCTAAGCCGAGAAGTTCTATTTAGTGGCTTATTTATGGGTATTGCCGTCCTTTATGCATTGGTTCAATGGTATAAATCGGATGCTTTAGCTTTGAGTGCAGGGTTACGGTGGATTGGTAGCGGCGTTGGTCTGATTGCCGTGTTCTCCATGGGCAAACTTTATACGACATCTTCAGTACCTGTCTGGCAGGGAATCAATACCTTCGTGGATTTTTATGCTACAACTATAGCGGTAGGTGCACTCTTATTCTTAGTGTTAAGCCTGAAAGAGCTGCAGGGTGTCGATAAGAAAGTTTACGGATTTGCCGTGTTAGCTGCCGTTATTCTCCAGGCTGCAGTAGCTATTCCCTACGCCATAGCCTTAGGTCTTGGGGGTTCTGCTGCTCAAGCCAGCGCGGAAATTCTCAGTGGAATGAGCGTTATGATTAGTCTTAAATGGATTCTTGTTTTAGGAGGAGCGGTGGTTCTACTTTGGCCAACCCTTCAGAAATCCATAAAGACGGAGGGACAATCTTCAATTTTAATCTACGCTTCACTCGGGGCCCTGATATGCGGACAATTCATTGGAAGATATGTGTTTTACGCAGGAATGGTTGCTTCAACAATTGGACTGACTTAA
- a CDS encoding dimethyl sulfoxide reductase anchor subunit family protein, with translation MANGEWALIIFSILTQCAVGIWVVAIGLRTFTKRAEPNIIAQLTWRSLLVVGPLMCIALVISIFHLGSPMQAYASVANLLTSWLSREIVFSGLFLFFWVISILVYRRGASSMTLGWVTSFFGLIAVFSMSSIYYTTPISAWASPNTYISFFATMIILGSLACTMFMDTIKDFTAHQGVRTLLWRLSLFTMGVLLVQGVFFIVSSEVYSFFPVLYCTFLFIGGITFLVYGFQGHKNPGKGLRPVFYLSLVLLFSAQILGRYLFYSSAASIMS, from the coding sequence ATGGCTAACGGAGAATGGGCTTTAATAATCTTCAGCATTTTAACTCAATGTGCGGTAGGAATCTGGGTAGTCGCCATTGGGCTCAGGACGTTTACAAAAAGGGCAGAGCCAAATATTATAGCTCAACTTACTTGGCGTTCCCTCTTGGTGGTTGGCCCTCTCATGTGTATTGCCTTAGTGATCTCGATATTTCACCTTGGTTCTCCAATGCAGGCCTATGCATCAGTAGCCAATTTACTGACGTCTTGGTTAAGCCGGGAAATTGTCTTTAGTGGGTTGTTTTTATTTTTCTGGGTAATCTCTATTTTGGTTTATCGGCGAGGGGCTTCAAGTATGACATTGGGATGGGTTACTTCTTTTTTTGGGTTAATCGCAGTGTTTAGTATGTCGAGTATTTACTATACAACGCCAATTTCCGCCTGGGCCTCTCCTAATACCTACATTAGTTTCTTTGCCACAATGATTATCCTAGGCTCCCTAGCCTGCACAATGTTCATGGACACAATCAAAGATTTCACAGCTCATCAAGGAGTACGTACCTTGCTTTGGAGACTCTCGCTTTTTACCATGGGAGTACTCCTTGTCCAGGGGGTGTTTTTCATCGTTAGCTCGGAGGTATATTCCTTCTTTCCTGTACTTTACTGCACCTTTCTTTTTATAGGGGGAATTACTTTTCTGGTCTATGGCTTTCAAGGACACAAAAATCCAGGTAAAGGTTTACGCCCCGTGTTTTATCTAAGCTTAGTCTTACTCTTTAGCGCACAGATTCTTGGACGCTACTTATTTTACAGTAGTGCAGCATCTATCATGAGCTAA
- a CDS encoding iron reductase — translation MTKTYQKILFALFLSVVFLLITAVTRSSVKQAGGIACFFIAGILMLAVLKVLFLEFVQDQELSKKGKKIFEFLHMSFGWITFVLVIYHSLYFLSLAFWPENNISPNYYVTGAVALIPMSLVITSGLDKNIMAKSKEVKSVYFNHLMMTIVLAVLIIIHINFQ, via the coding sequence TTGACAAAAACATACCAAAAGATACTCTTTGCTTTATTTTTATCGGTAGTTTTCCTATTAATCACAGCAGTGACCAGAAGCTCTGTCAAACAAGCTGGTGGAATTGCCTGTTTCTTTATTGCTGGGATTCTTATGCTAGCAGTTCTAAAGGTTCTATTCTTAGAGTTTGTCCAAGACCAGGAATTGAGCAAAAAGGGCAAAAAGATCTTTGAATTCCTGCATATGAGTTTTGGATGGATTACTTTTGTACTCGTCATCTACCATAGCTTGTATTTCTTGTCCTTAGCCTTCTGGCCAGAGAATAATATATCCCCCAATTATTATGTGACAGGGGCCGTAGCCTTAATTCCCATGAGCTTAGTAATTACATCTGGTCTGGACAAAAACATTATGGCTAAAAGTAAAGAAGTTAAATCCGTTTATTTCAATCATTTAATGATGACCATTGTGTTGGCTGTACTGATTATCATTCATATCAATTTCCAGTAA
- a CDS encoding ATP-binding protein — MRDSLTYRFMMFTTFVVVFIMLINFAWDYHTQRDQAILEMHEKAQVITKQLIATREVIAKNQDRINYDSEGNFEFKHFNPAAVGMEIGDIFGELTNYSIKQTRIDYRDSRNTPDVFEYQGIQTFSQQPQLTEIWGEDVVEGKRVFRYMVPLQIKSECLTCHGEPRGVIDVSGHPKEGYQVGDLGGAISLVMPMELFLQGIKTDIYRQLAFSLLLIAVILVSMYLLVTRLVLRSLGEVKMATAQVGKGKFDIDLSQIKARGEIKGLAEHIQDMTNQLKDMYQNLESKVEKRTLQLGLANDVLRIKQEELEAANVKLSEINTYKSEILAIMSHELRTPLTSIMAFTDLLLQDIPPDWDQERQNLKYIKKNSENLLKLINNILDLAKIEAGRQELMLEYVDMADVLGAIDSVIAPLAKEKGINWKINLSPEVSLLRADPEKLRRAIENLVGNAIKFTPSGGSVEINVDNAPKQDWISIRVVDTGIGIPKEDQEAIFERFTQMDSSNSRKYGGTGLGLALAQELVMLHKGNIWVESELSKGSAFVVYLPKDPEKLPTEKLHKEEKE; from the coding sequence ATGAGAGATAGTCTGACATATCGCTTTATGATGTTCACTACTTTTGTTGTTGTGTTCATCATGCTTATTAACTTTGCCTGGGATTATCATACCCAAAGAGATCAAGCGATCTTGGAGATGCACGAAAAAGCACAAGTAATTACGAAACAACTGATTGCTACCCGAGAAGTCATAGCAAAAAATCAGGATCGAATCAATTATGATTCTGAGGGAAATTTTGAGTTTAAGCATTTTAATCCTGCTGCTGTGGGCATGGAGATTGGTGACATTTTTGGCGAACTCACCAATTATTCCATCAAGCAGACTCGAATCGACTACCGAGACAGCCGTAATACCCCGGATGTTTTTGAGTATCAAGGGATTCAAACGTTTAGCCAGCAACCTCAACTTACAGAGATCTGGGGAGAAGATGTCGTGGAGGGGAAACGGGTTTTTCGGTATATGGTCCCTCTCCAGATTAAGAGTGAATGCCTTACTTGTCATGGCGAGCCCAGAGGCGTAATCGATGTCAGTGGCCACCCTAAAGAAGGTTATCAAGTGGGGGATCTGGGTGGCGCCATCAGTCTGGTTATGCCCATGGAGCTATTCTTGCAGGGTATCAAAACGGATATCTATCGACAATTAGCTTTTTCGCTTTTATTGATAGCTGTCATACTGGTTTCCATGTATTTACTAGTCACCCGCCTTGTTCTGCGATCTTTAGGAGAAGTAAAGATGGCTACCGCTCAAGTGGGAAAGGGTAAATTTGATATTGATTTAAGTCAGATTAAGGCTAGGGGCGAAATAAAGGGGCTGGCAGAGCATATCCAGGATATGACTAATCAACTGAAGGATATGTATCAAAATCTTGAAAGCAAGGTAGAGAAACGGACCTTGCAACTAGGATTGGCGAATGATGTCTTAAGAATCAAGCAGGAAGAGCTTGAAGCCGCCAATGTGAAATTAAGCGAAATCAATACATATAAATCGGAAATTCTGGCGATCATGAGTCATGAGCTAAGGACTCCTTTAACCTCCATCATGGCTTTTACGGATCTACTGCTGCAGGATATCCCCCCGGATTGGGATCAGGAACGGCAGAATCTGAAGTATATAAAAAAGAACAGCGAAAATCTCCTGAAATTAATTAATAATATCCTCGATCTAGCAAAGATTGAAGCTGGCCGTCAGGAATTGATGTTAGAATATGTGGATATGGCCGATGTTCTGGGGGCGATAGATAGTGTGATTGCGCCTCTGGCGAAAGAAAAGGGAATCAACTGGAAGATCAATTTGTCACCTGAAGTTTCTTTGCTTCGTGCCGATCCGGAGAAACTTCGGCGGGCGATTGAAAATTTGGTGGGGAATGCTATTAAATTCACACCTTCAGGAGGCAGCGTAGAGATTAATGTAGATAACGCCCCTAAGCAGGACTGGATTTCCATACGCGTGGTCGATACGGGGATAGGTATTCCCAAAGAAGACCAGGAGGCAATTTTTGAGCGGTTTACCCAAATGGATAGTTCTAATTCTCGAAAATATGGTGGAACAGGACTAGGTTTGGCTTTAGCTCAGGAATTGGTGATGCTTCATAAAGGAAATATATGGGTTGAGAGCGAACTGAGTAAAGGGAGTGCTTTTGTGGTTTATTTACCCAAAGACCCTGAAAAGTTACCCACTGAGAAGCTACACAAGGAGGAAAAGGAATGA
- a CDS encoding response regulator transcription factor: MKCAYKILLVDDEESIYKVVEQVLRRDACELIYADNGEVALECFQSENPDLIILDVMLPLIDGYEVCKTIRETSRVPILMLSAKGEIIDKSVGFNLGADDYLVKPFSPVELGLRIKALLRRTFDKEQVPPNVRLNKEICHGDLVIKCESHEVFVRGKPIYLTPKEFELLSFMAEHPAHVFTREQLFAHLWEDEYASDTSTITVFIRKLREKIECDPSKPQYIQTVWGIGYKYCE, encoded by the coding sequence ATGAAGTGCGCCTATAAGATTCTATTGGTCGATGACGAAGAGAGTATTTATAAAGTCGTCGAGCAAGTCCTAAGGAGGGATGCTTGCGAGTTGATTTATGCGGATAATGGGGAAGTAGCTTTGGAATGTTTTCAATCAGAAAATCCTGATTTAATCATTCTCGATGTGATGCTTCCTTTGATTGATGGTTATGAGGTGTGCAAAACCATCAGAGAGACGAGTCGGGTACCGATTCTCATGCTTTCCGCCAAAGGTGAGATTATCGATAAAAGTGTGGGGTTTAACCTTGGGGCCGATGATTATCTCGTGAAGCCTTTTAGTCCCGTAGAATTGGGATTGCGCATCAAGGCTCTTTTGCGTAGAACCTTTGACAAAGAACAGGTACCTCCTAATGTAAGACTAAATAAGGAAATTTGTCATGGCGATTTAGTAATCAAATGTGAAAGCCATGAGGTATTTGTCCGTGGCAAACCAATTTATTTAACGCCCAAGGAGTTTGAGTTACTCAGCTTTATGGCTGAACACCCTGCCCATGTATTTACCCGTGAACAGCTCTTCGCTCATTTGTGGGAGGATGAATATGCCAGTGATACAAGTACGATTACCGTATTTATTCGCAAGCTTCGTGAAAAGATAGAATGCGATCCATCAAAGCCCCAATATATCCAAACCGTTTGGGGAATAGGCTATAAATATTGTGAATAG
- a CDS encoding chaperone NapD, with product MVISSVLVKCMDGTENALLVQLKKIEGVSVEAVINGDIILVIESESANASVQIIETGIQSLPGVVGVYPVYIHMDADFLAKGV from the coding sequence ATGGTGATTTCCAGCGTGTTAGTAAAATGTATGGACGGCACGGAGAACGCGCTTCTCGTTCAATTGAAAAAGATTGAAGGGGTTTCGGTGGAGGCTGTTATAAATGGAGACATCATTCTTGTTATTGAAAGCGAGTCGGCCAACGCTTCCGTTCAAATTATCGAAACCGGAATCCAATCATTGCCGGGGGTTGTGGGAGTTTATCCTGTCTACATTCATATGGATGCAGACTTCCTTGCAAAGGGGGTGTGA
- a CDS encoding 4Fe-4S dicluster domain-containing protein, protein MGRREFFGTVFNKVGNLVMTMKDTTIKKQLIRPPGAMEEIAFLAGCQRCGKCSSVCEEGAIHIAGPDQGILVGTPYLVPDQQPCTFCLKCIEACPSGVLENRGPQKSYSIGVAKIHQDICLAYHDQLCSSCLYACPLGIKAIELRDFRYPTIRTEYCIGCGQCIKACIAEGSAITVISC, encoded by the coding sequence ATGGGCCGAAGGGAGTTTTTTGGGACCGTTTTTAATAAAGTCGGGAACTTAGTGATGACAATGAAGGATACAACGATAAAGAAGCAGCTTATCAGACCTCCTGGGGCCATGGAGGAAATTGCTTTTCTGGCTGGATGTCAACGCTGCGGAAAGTGTAGCTCAGTTTGTGAAGAAGGGGCCATTCACATTGCCGGTCCTGACCAAGGGATACTAGTTGGAACACCTTATCTTGTTCCTGATCAACAGCCTTGTACATTTTGTCTGAAGTGTATTGAAGCTTGCCCTAGTGGAGTTCTTGAGAACCGAGGGCCCCAAAAATCTTATTCTATAGGAGTGGCAAAAATACACCAAGATATCTGTTTAGCCTATCATGACCAGCTTTGCAGCTCTTGCCTTTATGCTTGTCCGCTGGGGATAAAGGCCATAGAATTAAGAGATTTTCGCTATCCTACAATTCGGACGGAATACTGCATTGGGTGCGGTCAATGTATCAAGGCATGTATTGCAGAAGGTTCTGCAATCACTGTTATCTCATGTTAA
- a CDS encoding molybdopterin-dependent oxidoreductase: MEFSRRNFLKTCAISAAMMATGCTSQTKTVQVDPSNVNPSTPKQNEVDKWVKSVCRYCGTGCGILIGVKDGKVTVVKGDPDNEGNKGLLCAKGYFLPQVITHNERVTKPLIRKNGKLEPSTWDEAMELITAKFKESIEMNGPDSVGFYGSGQQLAEEGYVANKLFKGAIGTNNVDGNPRLCMASAVGGYTTTFGADEPMGCLDDFEHADVFFIIGSNIAEAHPVLFGRLTDKKKKVPNTKIIIADPRRHRSHEIADISMQFVPGTDMALLHAMANVIIEEGMADEEFIAKHTSFSNGKEAITFEAYKDFLKEFTPEKAEKVTGLPADQIREVARLFGEKGKNTMSMWTMGINQRVAGVWANNLIHNLHLITGKICKPGSTPFSLTGQPSACGSVRETGALSHLLPGHRVIANEKHRKEMAELWGVPADRISPKVGLHTMELFKACGDGRIKCLYVMCTNPAHSLPNVNAYQEGFEKVFMVVAEAFHPTATTKYADVVLPAAFWCEKEGVYGNTDRRTQHLAKAIEPLGEAKPDLDILLDLAHRLGHGDLFPFKTPEDVWNEYLKCTTGTHMELATYPELREAHGIQWPVKDHQGNKGAIRRYVAPDDPYVKEGIDFYSAKNHKAVIFARPYLGPAEVVDKEYPYYLTTGRILEHWHTMTMTGKCPSIMKAVPKQYVELNPKDAIELGIKEGDRVRLVSRRGKVEISVKVGRPGEPRPGLLFALWFEPDPLVNAVTIDAVDAASKEPEFKICAVKIEKV, translated from the coding sequence ATGGAATTCAGTAGGAGAAACTTTCTTAAAACCTGTGCAATTTCTGCAGCCATGATGGCAACGGGTTGTACTAGCCAAACAAAGACTGTTCAAGTTGACCCTAGCAATGTAAATCCTAGTACACCCAAACAAAATGAAGTCGATAAATGGGTTAAATCTGTCTGTAGATACTGTGGGACCGGTTGCGGAATACTTATCGGTGTGAAGGATGGGAAAGTAACCGTTGTTAAAGGTGATCCCGATAACGAGGGAAATAAAGGACTGCTTTGTGCAAAAGGGTATTTTTTACCTCAAGTTATTACTCATAATGAACGGGTTACAAAACCTTTGATTCGTAAGAATGGTAAGTTAGAGCCAAGTACTTGGGACGAGGCTATGGAACTTATTACCGCGAAATTTAAAGAATCTATCGAAATGAACGGTCCGGATTCTGTAGGTTTTTACGGTTCCGGGCAGCAGCTGGCGGAAGAAGGATATGTTGCCAATAAACTTTTCAAAGGGGCAATCGGTACCAATAACGTGGATGGAAACCCACGACTTTGCATGGCTAGTGCGGTAGGTGGATATACAACTACCTTTGGGGCCGATGAGCCCATGGGTTGTCTAGACGATTTTGAACATGCGGATGTGTTCTTTATTATTGGCTCGAATATTGCGGAGGCCCACCCGGTTCTGTTTGGAAGGTTGACAGATAAAAAGAAGAAAGTCCCCAATACTAAGATCATCATCGCCGATCCGAGACGGCATCGTTCCCACGAAATTGCTGATATTTCTATGCAGTTTGTTCCGGGGACAGATATGGCTCTACTCCACGCCATGGCCAATGTTATCATCGAAGAAGGAATGGCTGATGAAGAATTTATCGCCAAGCACACTAGCTTTTCTAATGGCAAAGAGGCCATAACCTTTGAAGCCTATAAGGATTTTCTGAAAGAGTTCACTCCAGAAAAGGCTGAAAAAGTAACAGGTCTTCCAGCTGACCAAATTAGAGAGGTTGCACGCTTGTTTGGTGAAAAGGGCAAGAATACAATGTCCATGTGGACCATGGGAATTAATCAACGTGTCGCCGGCGTTTGGGCTAATAATCTCATTCATAACCTTCACCTGATTACCGGCAAGATTTGCAAACCGGGCTCAACTCCTTTTTCTTTGACCGGTCAGCCCAGTGCCTGTGGAAGTGTCCGAGAAACCGGAGCCTTGTCTCATTTGCTACCCGGGCATCGTGTAATTGCTAATGAGAAGCACAGAAAAGAAATGGCAGAGCTTTGGGGCGTGCCCGCCGATCGGATTAGCCCTAAAGTCGGTCTTCACACCATGGAGTTATTTAAAGCCTGTGGGGATGGAAGGATTAAGTGTTTATATGTGATGTGTACTAATCCGGCCCATTCCTTACCCAATGTCAATGCTTACCAAGAAGGATTTGAAAAGGTATTTATGGTCGTTGCCGAAGCCTTCCATCCGACCGCTACCACCAAGTATGCTGATGTAGTTCTTCCGGCAGCCTTCTGGTGTGAAAAGGAAGGGGTGTATGGCAATACCGATCGCCGCACCCAACACTTGGCCAAAGCCATCGAACCACTCGGTGAGGCTAAGCCTGACTTAGATATCCTTCTTGATTTGGCTCATCGTTTAGGTCATGGTGATCTTTTCCCCTTCAAAACCCCTGAGGATGTTTGGAATGAGTATCTTAAGTGCACAACTGGAACCCATATGGAACTTGCCACCTATCCGGAATTAAGAGAGGCTCATGGTATCCAGTGGCCGGTTAAGGATCATCAGGGCAATAAAGGTGCTATTCGTCGTTATGTGGCTCCCGACGATCCGTATGTGAAGGAAGGAATTGATTTTTATTCTGCAAAGAATCATAAAGCAGTAATTTTTGCCAGACCCTATTTGGGGCCTGCCGAGGTAGTCGATAAGGAATACCCATATTATCTTACTACCGGTCGTATTCTTGAACACTGGCATACTATGACCATGACGGGTAAATGTCCCTCGATTATGAAAGCTGTACCGAAGCAATATGTGGAGTTGAATCCCAAAGATGCCATAGAATTAGGCATCAAAGAGGGGGATAGGGTACGATTGGTTTCTCGTCGGGGGAAAGTTGAAATTTCAGTTAAAGTAGGAAGACCAGGAGAACCAAGACCCGGTCTGCTCTTTGCCCTCTGGTTCGAACCAGATCCCTTGGTCAATGCTGTAACGATAGATGCCGTTGATGCAGCTTCCAAAGAACCCGAATTTAAGATTTGTGCAGTAAAGATTGAAAAAGTGTAA
- a CDS encoding 4Fe-4S binding protein: MLKNSWNRRRRAVQIVMILIFLLPLMAVNQVIGSLSSSRILGVTLTDPLAFLEVVLASKTMTLSFLVSALLIVGAYLALGKVFCSWACPVGFLIEEVDALLDTLKGKSKHEQKQYYWALPFFLMLSFAAGIPVFQTLSPIGIVYRTLLFGLGLEALVILIIIAMELVGFRRGWCRMVCPIGAFYTLIARWSPIKIRCDLDKCILCHKCTKACAYTADSLEKVISGGCDFSVSALCTRCGCCIDACPTGALQFSLKSGANQIGKSNAIESNVVAATNSQGFSRRDALQGAGLIALAGLAYKPSQVLAAATPELFRPPGAVGKEEFLAKCLRCGKCIEICPDKTLLSAHLDLGLNLGTPYFIPREVPCSLCMECPEVCPSGALVPLDMREVRIGVAEVDKDLCYAYQGDVCRTCYNNCPLSDEAIKMEGFQYPVVDSEICTGCGICEYVCVMEFPAIEIKRKDRSESDKKLN; this comes from the coding sequence ATGCTTAAGAATTCATGGAATCGGCGTCGGCGCGCTGTGCAAATAGTGATGATCCTAATCTTTCTCTTACCGCTTATGGCAGTTAACCAAGTAATCGGGTCACTGAGTTCAAGTCGGATTTTGGGAGTAACCCTAACCGATCCCTTGGCTTTCCTAGAAGTAGTGTTAGCTTCAAAAACAATGACGCTTAGTTTCTTAGTCAGCGCCTTATTGATTGTGGGTGCTTATCTGGCCCTAGGCAAAGTATTCTGCTCTTGGGCATGTCCTGTGGGATTCTTAATCGAAGAAGTTGATGCGCTGCTTGATACCCTAAAGGGGAAATCGAAACATGAGCAAAAACAATACTACTGGGCCTTGCCGTTCTTTTTAATGCTTAGCTTTGCTGCAGGTATTCCGGTATTCCAAACTCTATCACCTATAGGTATCGTTTATAGAACTCTTTTGTTTGGATTAGGGTTAGAAGCTTTAGTCATTTTAATTATTATTGCTATGGAGCTGGTGGGCTTTAGAAGAGGTTGGTGTCGGATGGTTTGCCCTATCGGTGCATTCTATACCCTAATCGCCCGCTGGAGCCCCATTAAGATCCGTTGTGATCTTGACAAGTGTATCCTATGTCATAAATGTACAAAGGCATGTGCTTACACTGCCGATAGCTTGGAAAAGGTGATTTCGGGAGGATGTGATTTTTCAGTTTCAGCCTTATGCACTCGCTGTGGATGTTGTATCGATGCTTGTCCTACAGGAGCCTTACAATTCTCTTTGAAATCAGGTGCCAATCAAATTGGGAAAAGTAACGCTATCGAGTCAAATGTGGTTGCTGCTACTAATTCACAAGGATTCTCTCGCAGAGATGCTTTGCAAGGTGCAGGATTGATTGCCTTGGCAGGTTTAGCTTATAAGCCTTCCCAAGTTCTTGCGGCTGCTACCCCTGAGCTTTTTCGGCCACCGGGTGCGGTGGGGAAAGAAGAGTTTTTAGCAAAATGTCTGCGCTGTGGCAAATGTATTGAAATATGCCCGGATAAGACATTGCTAAGTGCGCATCTCGACCTAGGGTTAAACCTTGGCACACCCTATTTTATTCCTCGCGAAGTACCGTGCTCACTGTGTATGGAATGTCCCGAGGTATGCCCAAGCGGAGCTCTTGTGCCTTTAGATATGAGGGAGGTTAGAATTGGCGTTGCCGAGGTCGATAAAGACCTATGTTATGCTTATCAGGGTGATGTATGCCGCACCTGCTACAACAACTGTCCCCTAAGCGATGAGGCAATTAAGATGGAAGGATTTCAATATCCAGTGGTCGATTCGGAGATTTGCACTGGCTGTGGAATTTGCGAATATGTTTGTGTTATGGAGTTCCCGGCTATCGAAATTAAAAGAAAAGATCGGAGCGAGTCCGATAAAAAGCTGAATTAG